One Methylocaldum marinum DNA window includes the following coding sequences:
- a CDS encoding DcrB-related protein, whose protein sequence is MTAYHTNELSFDLPEDFKDKTHHIFSLTDAGPSPFNLVISRHPIGDEETLETYGERLASELAQSLPKFDLIRSRLILVAGQAGWGLEYRWLNQGQWLHQRQATLFHEADAGARLAVQFTATVAGDFSDRWKQVFADILGSIRLRPTEA, encoded by the coding sequence ATGACCGCGTATCACACCAACGAACTCAGCTTCGATCTACCCGAAGATTTCAAGGACAAGACCCATCACATATTCAGCCTGACCGACGCAGGCCCGAGCCCCTTCAACCTGGTGATCAGCCGGCATCCGATCGGCGACGAGGAAACCCTGGAGACCTATGGGGAGCGATTGGCGTCGGAACTCGCACAGTCGCTGCCGAAGTTCGACCTGATCCGCTCGCGGCTGATCCTGGTCGCGGGACAAGCCGGCTGGGGCCTGGAATACCGCTGGCTCAACCAAGGCCAATGGCTGCACCAGCGGCAGGCGACCCTGTTTCACGAAGCGGACGCGGGGGCGCGCCTGGCGGTTCAGTTCACGGCCACCGTGGCCGGTGATTTCAGCGACCGCTGGAAGCAGGTGTTTGCGGACATCCTCGGCAGCATCCGGCTGCGGCCGACCGAAGCTTAA
- a CDS encoding transposase family protein, which yields MKNNLVGGLEDRQVKYLGSTHEGKKHDKKICDEEGTRFPDGVELYRDSGFQGHELANVTVHQPKKRPRNGRLSADDQEANRLHSSIRVIIEHIISGIKRCRVVKDVFRNTKEGYDDVVIELACGLHNYRRYCRNQSY from the coding sequence GTGAAGAACAACCTTGTCGGCGGCCTGGAGGACAGGCAGGTCAAGTACTTGGGTTCGACCCATGAGGGCAAGAAGCACGACAAGAAGATCTGCGACGAAGAAGGGACCCGGTTCCCCGACGGCGTCGAGCTGTATCGCGACAGCGGCTTCCAGGGACACGAACTGGCGAATGTCACAGTCCACCAGCCGAAGAAGAGGCCGCGCAACGGCCGGCTTTCGGCCGACGACCAGGAGGCCAACCGGCTCCACTCAAGCATCCGCGTGATCATCGAACACATCATCTCGGGAATCAAGCGGTGCCGCGTCGTCAAAGACGTGTTCAGGAACACCAAGGAAGGCTACGACGATGTCGTCATTGAATTGGCCTGCGGCCTGCACAATTACAGGCGCTACTGCCGAAACCAGAGTTATTGA
- a CDS encoding phosphopantetheine-binding protein codes for MPQTAQPLTQAVTRILFDRLNIEIPEPDTDLVDGGLLDSLLLVTLIAQLEREFGISVSIDDLDLNLEKFRSVRRIAAYIEDRRNLTDVA; via the coding sequence ATGCCTCAAACCGCCCAACCATTGACCCAAGCCGTTACTCGTATTCTTTTCGACCGCCTCAACATCGAAATTCCCGAGCCCGATACCGATCTGGTGGACGGCGGACTGCTGGACTCGCTGCTGCTGGTTACCCTGATCGCTCAATTGGAACGAGAGTTCGGCATCTCGGTATCGATCGACGATCTGGATCTCAACCTGGAAAAATTTCGCTCGGTGAGGCGAATTGCGGCTTATATCGAAGACCGCCGGAATTTGACCGATGTCGCTTGA
- a CDS encoding helix-turn-helix domain-containing protein, translated as MLSYEDVKQKPKTLMAMTSLKASEFEELLVSFAATWAEETGRNLTKGGRPPIIASMADRLLFILFYLKTYPLQEVIAHLFGMSQPQANFTIHLLSRVLNKTLDARGHKPARLTEEMLSRLEQEARQDLGIDGTERRINRPVNDLGQRIHYSGKKNATL; from the coding sequence ATGCTTTCCTACGAAGACGTGAAGCAAAAGCCGAAGACATTGATGGCCATGACCAGTCTGAAGGCCTCCGAGTTTGAGGAACTCTTGGTTTCTTTTGCGGCGACATGGGCCGAAGAAACCGGCAGGAATCTGACTAAAGGAGGGCGTCCGCCGATTATCGCGAGCATGGCCGACCGGCTGCTGTTCATCCTGTTCTATCTGAAGACCTACCCTCTGCAAGAGGTCATCGCGCATCTGTTCGGCATGAGCCAACCCCAGGCCAACTTCACGATCCACCTGTTGAGCAGGGTGCTCAACAAGACACTTGACGCCCGCGGGCACAAGCCCGCCCGGCTCACCGAGGAGATGCTGTCCAGGCTGGAGCAGGAGGCGCGGCAGGACTTGGGCATAGACGGGACGGAAAGGCGCATCAACCGCCCCGTCAACGACCTGGGGCAACGCATCCACTACAGCGGTAAAAAAAATGCCACACTGTGA
- the egtD gene encoding L-histidine N(alpha)-methyltransferase, which translates to MTVRRIRFTDREPAQADILEEVLSGLLSPKKRLPPKLFYDKRGSELFEAICETPEYYPTRTEIGILRDYAAEIAETIGRNCILVEPGSGNSQKVQLLLETLRPAVYMPMDISKDHLKTSVQALGATFPWLHVHAMCVDYSAGLEPVEPPPVSGASKKVVFFPGSTIGNFEPGDALAFLRRVASLVGPGGGLLIGVDLKKDPTVLHQAYNDAQGLTREFNLNMLHRINAELDADFDPGRFYHYAFYNPRESRIEMHLISRGAQEIHLAGAVLRFADGESVHTENSYKYTVEEFRKLARTAGFRVGSHWLDDGKLFSIHYFDLPS; encoded by the coding sequence ATGACGGTTCGGCGCATCCGATTTACCGACCGGGAGCCGGCCCAGGCGGATATCCTGGAAGAGGTGCTGAGCGGCCTCTTGAGCCCCAAAAAACGGCTGCCGCCGAAGCTGTTTTACGATAAACGCGGGAGCGAATTGTTCGAAGCCATTTGCGAAACGCCCGAGTATTATCCGACCCGCACCGAAATAGGCATACTTCGGGACTACGCCGCAGAGATCGCGGAAACCATAGGCCGTAACTGTATCCTCGTCGAACCGGGCAGCGGCAACAGCCAGAAAGTACAGCTCCTGCTGGAAACCCTGCGTCCCGCCGTGTACATGCCGATGGACATTTCCAAGGACCATCTGAAGACCTCGGTACAAGCGCTGGGCGCCACATTCCCCTGGTTGCACGTGCACGCCATGTGCGTGGACTATAGCGCAGGCCTGGAACCGGTCGAGCCGCCTCCGGTCTCCGGCGCCTCGAAAAAAGTCGTGTTTTTCCCGGGCTCGACCATCGGCAACTTCGAGCCCGGAGACGCCCTCGCATTTCTGCGCCGGGTCGCGAGCCTGGTCGGGCCGGGGGGCGGTTTGCTGATCGGTGTCGATCTGAAGAAGGATCCGACCGTGCTGCACCAGGCCTACAACGACGCACAAGGCTTGACCCGGGAATTCAACCTGAACATGTTGCACCGCATCAACGCCGAGTTGGACGCCGATTTCGATCCCGGCCGCTTTTATCATTACGCCTTTTACAACCCCCGGGAAAGCCGGATCGAGATGCATCTGATCAGCCGCGGCGCACAGGAAATCCACCTGGCCGGCGCGGTGCTCAGGTTCGCCGACGGCGAGTCGGTACACACGGAGAATTCCTACAAGTACACCGTCGAAGAATTCCGAAAACTGGCCCGGACGGCGGGATTCAGAGTCGGAAGTCACTGGCTGGACGATGGCAAGCTGTTCAGCATCCATTACTTCGACCTTCCGTCTTAA
- a CDS encoding transposase family protein, translating to MIFRSLLPIRDHRRAQGKLYDLPHRLLFNILAVMSGAISYRRIHPFIRTHQVRLNEVFGCRWRRTPAYRSIRYALHGLDVEAIAPHIRAHALPLAETVRSHWGIENRLDYALDTALGEDASRIGKNPGVFAHLRHFALNRLHHNSQSNIYAALYDNAMDPARVLNDKGIEHRTALRG from the coding sequence TTGATTTTCCGAAGCCTGCTGCCGATTCGGGATCATCGTCGTGCGCAAGGGAAGTTGTACGATCTTCCCCACCGGCTGCTGTTCAATATTCTGGCGGTGATGAGCGGAGCGATCTCGTACCGCCGGATTCATCCGTTCATCCGTACCCACCAGGTGCGGTTGAACGAGGTGTTCGGTTGCCGCTGGCGGCGCACGCCCGCCTACCGTTCGATCCGCTACGCCTTGCACGGGTTGGACGTGGAGGCGATCGCCCCGCATATTCGCGCCCACGCGTTGCCCCTGGCCGAGACCGTTCGCAGTCACTGGGGGATCGAAAACCGGCTCGACTACGCGCTGGACACCGCACTCGGCGAGGATGCGAGCCGCATCGGCAAGAACCCCGGTGTGTTCGCCCATCTCCGCCATTTCGCGTTGAATCGCCTACATCACAACAGCCAATCCAATATTTACGCCGCCCTTTACGATAACGCGATGGACCCCGCGCGCGTCTTGAATGACAAGGGCATTGAGCATCGAACAGCCCTGAGAGGGTGA
- a CDS encoding secretin N-terminal domain-containing protein → MWLRFVLIAIALVAWKATALAQELSTIELHHRLPEEMLPLIQPLLGPGDVAIPARDRLILKADPRKVEEIRSLVRQLDKSSHRLLITVTQGRDLSVEALNAQGRLRGRIDLNRPADSDLHIRGHIYQSEGRDAAGYTQQLQTLEGQSAHIEVGERIPVPTQSYYGYGYSENIEYRPATTGFEVTPRLSGGEVILELLPWSDRLSRDRFGVIDTQSAHTVIRAALGEWIEIGGLAETSVYEESGLAGRQYSTRSRQNRIFLKVEDLDAGKP, encoded by the coding sequence ATGTGGCTACGTTTCGTGCTCATCGCAATCGCCTTGGTAGCCTGGAAGGCCACTGCTCTCGCTCAGGAATTATCGACTATCGAGCTGCACCACCGTTTGCCGGAGGAAATGCTGCCGCTGATTCAGCCCTTGCTGGGGCCGGGCGATGTCGCGATCCCGGCCCGTGATCGACTGATTCTGAAGGCCGACCCCCGGAAGGTCGAAGAGATCCGGAGTTTGGTTCGACAACTCGACAAAAGCTCGCACAGGCTCTTGATCACGGTGACTCAGGGGCGCGATTTGTCCGTGGAAGCCCTGAACGCCCAAGGGCGTTTGCGAGGGCGTATCGATCTGAACCGTCCGGCCGATTCGGACCTCCATATCCGAGGCCATATCTATCAATCCGAAGGCCGCGATGCCGCCGGCTACACGCAGCAGTTGCAAACCCTGGAAGGGCAGTCGGCGCATATCGAGGTCGGGGAGCGGATTCCCGTGCCTACCCAATCCTATTACGGCTACGGCTATAGCGAAAATATCGAATACCGTCCGGCGACAACCGGATTCGAGGTGACTCCCCGCTTGTCGGGCGGCGAGGTGATTTTGGAATTATTGCCCTGGTCCGACCGGCTCAGCCGCGACCGGTTCGGCGTCATCGATACGCAAAGCGCCCATACGGTGATACGGGCGGCGCTCGGCGAATGGATAGAAATCGGCGGACTGGCGGAAACGTCGGTATATGAGGAAAGCGGGCTCGCCGGGCGACAGTATTCCACCCGCAGCCGCCAAAACAGGATTTTCCTCAAGGTCGAGGATTTGGATGCGGGTAAGCCTTGA
- a CDS encoding PAAR domain-containing protein: MSTMSWAPKEIAGAIVGAGSGNVYINGRPAVRAHLDKVACDKHSGTPPIATGSSKVFINGLPAARVGDKTGCGGDITEGSGNVFIGGGTLQTDVIHPEDLVPGWVHATLFVVGAAAAVVLAGPVVATLGLVGGLAGGAGGGWFGGRVWGEGSDGQKWAMLGGSLISGALGTKGGVWFNRNYEITSFGVGSNLGNINITSRSTPLKTTPLQPFYVGEEIPGNPKAWTSGRGPVRYLSGIDREACRLHVKDGKLYDNAGNPFDTSDAKTWDGQPKAIYIMDKEGKLFASMEQKPFDFHHSSLDIIGNHLS; this comes from the coding sequence ATGAGCACCATGAGTTGGGCACCCAAGGAAATCGCGGGGGCGATCGTGGGCGCCGGTTCCGGCAATGTCTACATCAACGGCAGACCCGCAGTGCGAGCCCATCTCGACAAGGTCGCCTGCGATAAACATTCCGGAACGCCGCCGATCGCTACCGGCAGCAGCAAGGTCTTCATCAACGGCCTGCCCGCGGCGCGGGTCGGCGACAAGACCGGCTGCGGGGGCGATATCACCGAAGGCTCCGGCAACGTGTTCATCGGCGGCGGAACGTTGCAAACCGACGTTATCCACCCCGAGGACCTGGTGCCGGGCTGGGTCCATGCCACGCTGTTCGTGGTCGGCGCCGCCGCGGCCGTGGTTCTGGCGGGACCGGTCGTCGCCACGTTGGGGCTGGTAGGCGGCTTGGCCGGCGGGGCCGGTGGCGGCTGGTTCGGCGGCAGGGTTTGGGGCGAAGGCTCGGACGGACAGAAATGGGCGATGCTGGGCGGGTCGCTGATCAGCGGGGCGTTGGGGACTAAGGGAGGAGTATGGTTTAATCGAAATTACGAGATTACAAGCTTTGGGGTCGGCTCGAATCTTGGAAATATAAATATCACATCAAGAAGCACCCCTTTAAAAACCACTCCATTGCAGCCTTTTTATGTTGGGGAGGAAATTCCGGGAAACCCTAAGGCCTGGACGAGTGGACGGGGTCCCGTCCGATATTTATCAGGTATTGATCGAGAGGCATGCAGATTACATGTAAAGGACGGAAAGCTTTACGACAATGCGGGGAATCCGTTTGACACTTCAGACGCAAAAACCTGGGATGGACAACCAAAAGCAATTTATATTATGGACAAGGAAGGAAAGCTATTTGCATCGATGGAACAGAAGCCGTTCGATTTCCATCACTCTTCATTAGACATTATCGGAAACCACCTTTCATAA
- a CDS encoding contractile injection system protein, VgrG/Pvc8 family: MTDPEARLGRTYPQRDDCAQYREPDFNFVSRLMEEEGIYSMPVAGIPRSGPTRRAPTEGYRATSAIGPLLLRHSSRNASAGVSLRAFHAG, from the coding sequence ATAACCGACCCCGAGGCCCGTCTCGGCCGCACCTATCCGCAGCGGGACGATTGCGCGCAATACCGTGAACCGGACTTCAATTTCGTCAGCCGGCTCATGGAGGAGGAAGGAATCTACAGTATGCCCGTGGCCGGCATACCCCGATCGGGGCCGACGCGGCGAGCGCCCACGGAAGGGTACCGGGCCACGAGTGCGATCGGGCCTTTACTACTCCGTCACTCCTCCCGCAACGCCAGCGCCGGCGTGAGTCTGCGCGCTTTCCATGCCGGATAG
- a CDS encoding ABC transporter permease encodes MALLNTANRRHFYRHPLQLALAVLGIALGVAMLVSVDLAVDSSRRAFQLSMSALTGKTTHHIVAASGSLDETIYPQLRRELGDVPMAPAIEGYVAVRDQTLRLAGFDPFAESPVRQELASSSFSALVDLLTDPGAVLISRITAGRLGIGPGDSLTVEVAGTLKTVRVAGFVDPEAKPDPALEGLLLADIATAQEILDKIGRLDRIDLVLADDADEVHERLRGTLPENATLIDAAGRNIATVRMSHAFEINLKAMSLMALLVGLFLIYNTMTFAVLQRRTLLANLRILGVTRRQIMREILLESALLGLCGSLLGLLLGLIAAEGLLHRITRTISDMYFVVTVTEFSVSPTALLRSLLAGISASVLAALPAALDAASTRPVRTQRRSGLEQNVRRWLPKLSLLGLVFGILGIVLLYWPNAGLIPAIVGIFLLAGAYGLFIPTAMLGLTGLCPSTAIPSIRLAVRGTSAALSRTGLATAALSISVAVALGVGIMVESFRFTIADWLEQLLQADLYVARPGQPGIASEPLASSLIEDAVRLPGIAGFSLGRRNFVESPLGRSELLAFQPANPDHPAFRFKSADDRTVWKRFMAEPVIIVSEPFATRHALEPGDSVTLSTSHGQKPFVIAGIFFDYRSDQGLVVVRRDLYADLWNDTGVTSLGLYLADGVTEEAVKPKILGLSRDAGTLLVRSNREIRQASMALFERTFAVTQVLRLLAIGVALIGILSALLAIQLERTRELAVLRSLGMTPRQLTGLVFTQTGFLGLCAGIFAVPLGLILATALVKVINLRSFGWSMDLTVSGAELWQAPLLSITAALIAGLYPAWKARRLTPALALREE; translated from the coding sequence ATGGCACTCCTGAACACCGCCAACCGCCGGCATTTTTACCGCCATCCGCTACAGCTCGCGCTGGCGGTTCTGGGCATCGCTCTCGGGGTTGCGATGCTGGTTTCGGTGGATCTGGCCGTAGACAGTTCGCGCCGCGCCTTTCAGCTTTCGATGAGCGCGCTGACCGGCAAAACCACCCATCACATCGTGGCCGCATCCGGGTCCCTTGACGAAACGATTTATCCGCAGCTGAGGCGGGAACTGGGCGACGTCCCCATGGCGCCGGCCATCGAGGGTTATGTCGCCGTGCGCGATCAGACCCTGCGCCTCGCCGGTTTCGATCCCTTCGCCGAAAGCCCGGTACGGCAGGAGCTCGCGAGTTCGTCATTTAGCGCACTGGTCGATCTTCTGACCGATCCCGGGGCGGTACTGATTTCCCGCATCACCGCCGGACGGCTGGGGATCGGACCCGGCGACAGCCTGACCGTGGAAGTCGCCGGCACACTCAAAACCGTGCGCGTCGCCGGCTTTGTCGATCCCGAGGCAAAACCCGATCCCGCCCTGGAAGGTCTACTGCTCGCCGACATCGCCACGGCTCAGGAGATTTTGGACAAAATCGGCCGGCTCGACCGCATTGACCTGGTCCTGGCCGATGATGCGGACGAAGTGCATGAGCGGCTGCGCGGCACGCTGCCGGAAAACGCCACGCTGATCGATGCCGCCGGACGAAACATTGCGACCGTGCGCATGAGCCATGCTTTCGAAATCAACCTGAAAGCCATGAGCCTGATGGCGCTCCTGGTCGGTCTTTTTCTGATCTACAACACCATGACTTTCGCGGTGCTGCAACGCCGTACGCTGCTGGCCAATCTCCGCATCCTCGGCGTCACGCGCCGGCAAATCATGCGCGAAATCCTGCTGGAATCCGCACTGCTGGGCCTCTGCGGCAGCTTGCTCGGATTGCTGCTCGGACTGATTGCGGCCGAGGGTCTATTGCATCGGATCACCCGTACCATCAGTGACATGTATTTCGTCGTCACCGTCACCGAGTTTTCAGTCTCTCCGACGGCCCTGCTGCGCAGTCTGTTGGCCGGCATCTCGGCTTCGGTCCTGGCCGCACTGCCGGCCGCCCTGGATGCCGCCTCTACCCGGCCGGTCCGAACCCAGCGCCGCTCGGGCCTCGAACAGAACGTGCGCCGATGGCTGCCTAAATTGTCTCTACTGGGGCTGGTGTTCGGAATTCTGGGAATCGTGCTCCTCTACTGGCCGAACGCCGGATTGATTCCGGCCATAGTAGGAATCTTCCTGCTGGCGGGAGCTTATGGCCTCTTCATCCCGACCGCGATGCTGGGCCTCACCGGCCTGTGTCCGAGCACCGCCATTCCCTCCATTCGCCTGGCTGTCCGCGGCACATCCGCCGCTCTGAGCCGAACCGGTTTGGCAACGGCCGCATTGAGCATTTCGGTGGCCGTCGCCCTTGGTGTCGGAATAATGGTGGAGAGCTTTCGCTTCACCATTGCCGATTGGCTGGAGCAATTGCTTCAGGCCGATCTTTATGTGGCCCGCCCCGGACAGCCCGGAATCGCGAGCGAACCCCTGGCCTCTTCCCTGATAGAAGATGCCGTTCGCTTGCCGGGCATCGCGGGTTTCAGCCTGGGACGCCGGAATTTCGTCGAATCGCCGCTCGGACGCTCCGAACTTCTCGCTTTTCAGCCGGCCAACCCGGACCATCCGGCATTCCGCTTCAAATCGGCCGATGATCGGACGGTCTGGAAGCGGTTCATGGCCGAACCTGTCATCATCGTTTCCGAACCTTTCGCTACCCGGCACGCGCTGGAGCCCGGCGATTCGGTGACCTTGAGCACCTCGCACGGTCAGAAGCCTTTCGTCATCGCCGGAATCTTTTTCGATTACCGCTCGGACCAGGGGCTCGTCGTCGTGCGGCGCGATTTGTACGCCGACCTCTGGAACGACACCGGCGTGACTTCGCTCGGCCTTTATCTCGCGGACGGCGTTACCGAAGAAGCAGTGAAACCGAAAATACTCGGTCTGAGTCGAGACGCCGGAACCCTGCTGGTTCGGTCCAACCGCGAGATCCGGCAAGCCTCGATGGCGCTTTTCGAGCGCACCTTCGCGGTTACCCAGGTGCTGCGCCTGCTCGCGATAGGCGTTGCGCTGATCGGCATCCTGAGCGCATTACTGGCGATACAGTTGGAACGGACCCGGGAACTCGCCGTACTGCGCTCACTGGGGATGACGCCGCGGCAATTAACGGGCCTCGTGTTCACGCAAACCGGCTTCCTCGGCCTTTGTGCCGGAATCTTCGCCGTGCCGCTGGGATTGATCCTGGCGACGGCGCTCGTGAAAGTCATCAATCTGCGCTCCTTCGGCTGGAGCATGGATTTGACGGTTTCCGGCGCAGAACTATGGCAAGCGCCGCTCCTGTCGATTACCGCGGCACTGATCGCCGGACTCTATCCGGCATGGAAAGCGCGCAGACTCACGCCGGCGCTGGCGTTGCGGGAGGAGTGA
- the egtB gene encoding ergothioneine biosynthesis protein EgtB produces the protein MIQADRPARRFVNSSNTADALLEDYRAVRSDSETLCAPLALEDYVIQAMPDVSPPKWHLAHTTWFFETFLLVPYLKSYRVFHERYGYLFNSYYETVGTFFPRPQRGLLARPTVEDIRRYRVHVDQAMAELLAAAPVRDLDAIAERLVLGLNHEQQHQELLLTDIKYNFAVNPLRPAYRTANHSSTRAAPISAPAWRDCDGGLKEIGHAGSGFAYDNETPRHQVFLRDYRLASRLVTNGEYLEFIEAGGYRRPEFWLSDAWAAVKQRGWQAPLYWEFLDGEWSLMTLSGMRPLDENEPVCHVSFYEADAYARFRGKRLPTEAEWECAAAGRAIRGHFRESGRYHPRAVSKTEGDEIVQIFGDVWEWTQSPYAPYPGFKPAAGAIGEYNGKFMCNQMVLRGGSCVTPQSHIRAAYRNFFFPPDRWQFTGIRLAEDAS, from the coding sequence ATGATCCAAGCCGACCGTCCGGCTCGCCGCTTTGTGAACAGCAGCAATACGGCCGATGCTCTGCTCGAAGACTACCGGGCCGTTCGCAGCGACAGCGAAACCCTGTGTGCCCCGTTGGCGCTGGAGGATTACGTCATCCAGGCCATGCCCGACGTCAGTCCCCCGAAGTGGCATCTGGCCCACACGACCTGGTTCTTCGAGACCTTTCTGCTCGTCCCCTATCTGAAATCGTACCGGGTCTTCCACGAACGCTACGGTTATTTGTTCAACTCTTATTACGAAACGGTCGGAACTTTCTTTCCCCGGCCGCAGCGGGGCCTCCTGGCGCGGCCCACGGTAGAGGACATTCGCCGGTACCGTGTCCATGTGGATCAAGCCATGGCCGAATTGCTGGCGGCGGCGCCGGTGCGGGACCTGGACGCGATCGCCGAGCGCCTGGTACTCGGCTTGAATCATGAACAGCAGCACCAGGAACTCCTACTCACCGATATCAAGTACAACTTTGCCGTCAATCCGCTGCGGCCGGCGTACCGCACGGCGAACCATTCGAGCACCCGCGCCGCGCCGATATCGGCACCGGCGTGGCGGGACTGTGACGGCGGCCTCAAGGAAATCGGCCATGCCGGTTCCGGCTTTGCGTACGACAACGAAACGCCCCGCCATCAGGTCTTTCTTAGGGACTATCGCCTCGCCTCACGCCTTGTCACGAACGGCGAATACCTGGAGTTTATCGAGGCCGGCGGCTATCGCCGCCCGGAATTCTGGCTTTCCGACGCTTGGGCGGCGGTGAAGCAGCGCGGCTGGCAAGCTCCGCTTTATTGGGAATTCCTCGATGGCGAGTGGTCGCTCATGACCTTGTCGGGAATGCGCCCCCTCGATGAGAACGAGCCGGTTTGCCACGTCAGCTTCTACGAAGCGGATGCCTACGCCCGGTTTCGGGGCAAACGCCTGCCGACCGAGGCGGAATGGGAATGTGCCGCCGCGGGTCGCGCGATCCGCGGCCATTTCCGCGAATCCGGGCGCTACCATCCCCGTGCAGTTTCGAAAACGGAAGGAGACGAGATCGTGCAGATTTTCGGCGACGTTTGGGAGTGGACCCAAAGCCCCTATGCGCCCTACCCCGGATTCAAGCCGGCGGCCGGCGCGATAGGCGAATACAACGGCAAGTTCATGTGCAATCAAATGGTGCTCCGCGGCGGCTCCTGCGTTACGCCGCAGTCGCACATCCGCGCCGCTTACCGGAACTTTTTCTTTCCGCCGGACCGCTGGCAATTCACCGGCATCCGCCTGGCGGAGGATGCCTCATGA
- a CDS encoding ABC transporter ATP-binding protein: MPTEILPAIDPERPLLILRGVSHGYREGDRRRPVLQGVDGDIGEGRFVALLGQSGSGKSTLLNLIAGLDTADSGSIMVRGLELNRLREPERTLFRRRHIGFVYQFFNLLPTLSVLENVALPAELNGLSADASRRRAAMLLEEVGLADRLDSFPDSLSGGEQQRVALARALVHDPALILADEPTGNLDSATGRHVLALLDQSVRMRGKTLLVATHSREVAERADAVWELRDGRLMS, translated from the coding sequence TTGCCTACCGAAATCCTGCCCGCCATCGACCCCGAGCGACCGCTGCTGATCCTGCGCGGCGTGAGTCACGGCTATCGCGAAGGCGACCGGCGGCGTCCGGTGCTACAGGGTGTCGACGGCGACATCGGCGAAGGCCGCTTCGTGGCCTTGCTGGGCCAGAGCGGGTCGGGGAAATCCACCCTGCTGAACCTGATCGCCGGCCTGGACACGGCCGATTCCGGATCGATCATGGTCCGCGGACTCGAACTGAACCGCCTCCGCGAACCGGAGCGCACCCTGTTCCGGCGCCGCCATATCGGCTTCGTCTACCAGTTCTTCAATTTGCTGCCGACCCTTTCGGTGCTGGAAAACGTCGCCCTGCCCGCCGAGCTGAACGGCCTGTCCGCCGACGCATCCCGGCGCCGGGCGGCCATGCTGCTCGAGGAAGTCGGTCTGGCCGACCGGCTGGACAGCTTTCCGGATTCGCTTTCGGGAGGCGAGCAACAGCGAGTGGCCCTGGCTCGTGCGCTGGTGCACGATCCCGCGCTGATTCTCGCCGACGAGCCTACCGGCAATCTGGATAGCGCCACGGGCCGGCACGTTCTGGCGCTTCTCGATCAGTCCGTCAGAATGCGCGGCAAGACTTTGCTGGTCGCCACCCATAGCCGCGAAGTCGCGGAACGCGCCGATGCCGTTTGGGAACTCCGCGACGGCCGACTGATGTCCTGA